ACATGCCAGCCAGCCAGTGGCTCTAGAGCAATACTACAGTACACAGCAAATACTGTTCCCTGAACAGTACAATCCCTGCATTCCCACTGTCTGTGATATCAGAACTTGGTTGATGTGACAGACTGCAGCTCTTTGTGATTCTCCACTATCTCTGCTACTTCAGTCTTCGTTTTCAAGTGCATTTTCTGAAAGTCCTCCGTTATCTCCAGCACTGTCTTTCCTTTCGTTTCaggaaaataaaaccacacatagaCTCCAGAAAAGAAGCAAAAGCCCAGGAATATGATAAAACATAAGTAGTCCAAATTATCctgtaaagaaaatacattattattattattattattattattattattatttattattattattacaaaagtaGTACTGTTCAAGAATGCTTTTGTTACTcactctcttgtttttttttttgtcaccagaACATCTCAATAGAATTCCATTCCTATTATGTCCAATATTACCATATTGCAGATAgtaattaaatgaatacatttatttaacagtACAAATGagtatttgaatagaatatttttttattttgtcctgTAATGGCACTGTGGCTTCTGAACGATGGCACTCCTAACACCCGAGGGCATTGTGGTTTATCTGGCAACATTGCTGACAGCTCTGTGTGTGGTGTACTAGGAGGTGACCACCCACCCTGTTACTAGGATCAGCCTTACTCAGCTTCTGAGATCTGATGAGATCCTTACCACTAAAATGGGAACGATCATTCCTATGATGAAAAGCCCCACCCAGTTCAAGGATCCCCCAATAACGAAGGCAGCTGGCCTGAAGGCTTGGTTAAACATCTCCCCGGGCAGTGGGGCTGTTACTCCAGCTGCaaccaggaaaaacaaacaattcttgAAGATTTCTCTTAAACATAATACATCGGTGCTCATAAGTTCCTACTCCCTCTGTTAGTAAGCTCAGTATTATTCCCCCCAAGCAATATGTGTTGATTTTGATGAAATGTTTGAACATCAGGGAGGAAACATCCAGTTGAGCAGGCTTGATCAATCTGCCAAGAAGAAATGCAAAAAGATCCTTGTCCATCATCAGATTTTCATTCACCCGGAAGACACTTAGCAGGTTGCCTTATGTGATTTTGCTCTTAAGTGATGCATTTTGAAGGATTACCAAAACAGGTTCAAAACATAAGGGTACAGACCTGGCCCACTTCCAAAAAAGAAGATGAAAGCAAATATGAGGGCCATGCTGCAATAAGACATCCAAATGATTTGGTCCTAGGAGAAAAAGAAACATGACTaatgttattttttcatgtaGTATAAACAGGGGCAGCTCCAAAAAGGTACAGAGGACCACAGTGGGACAGTGATGTCTTCTCACATGCTGGGGGATgaagacaacccccccccccccttttaacaTCCTTTAGGATTTTTTactgataacataaaaaagacaatTGGTTTGACTTGCCAAATCCTAACTAAACCTGTATTCTTGAAACTGTTCCTACAACTTGTTATTAGTTGTAAGATATTAATGGACAGCTGCATTTATTAGGCAGTAAGATACAAATGAAAGGAGGGGAGAAGGCTTACTTGAAGAAAGATGGTAACTGTCAGCAGTCCTAACACCAAAGCCATGCACCAGTACCCTCGTAATAAAAGAACTCTTCTTCCTGTACTTTCTATCAGCAGCCCCtgtgtttttaaagataaaatcACTGTGCTTAGATAAAGCTTTAAAAGCATAAATATTCAATACAATACATAATGCAGGTTATTACATGTGCTTTTCTTGCAGTATCCCTCATTGTAGTTAACCAACAGGGGGCAACATAGATTTCACACATCCTTTGGCATAAAGATCCTGAATGCATTAGTAATCCCTTGAATGCAATGATATCTGAGTGTCAAATTATTGGCTATTAAAGTGTCACACATAAAAATGGATTCTGCTAAAACAACACCTGCATTTTGGCTGGGTACTGTAAACTAGGGGGGGTTTCCTGGTGCTGTAAAATCCGTATGGTGCTGCAAAACGCTCTAAAACTTCCAGCTGGGGCTTATTCCAGCAGGATGCAGGTTATTCAAATAAAGTGACCATTAAAGGGTTACAGACTGTAACAGTGTTAATGCCTGATATACTCACACAAAACAACGAGGTGAAAATTTCACAAAGCCCGGTTCCCAGAGCCACGTAGCGGACCTGGTGTACGGGAATCCCGGCTGCACGGAACACATCAAACGAGTAGAGATAGATCTGGATAAAAAGAGAGGAACTCGCGGATCAGACTTACGCCAGTCTCACAAACACAGCCAATTgggataggaaaaaaaaacacctgccatagcattATCAATAGGGCTTTGTTAACTGAGCGCCTACTATCAGCCCTCTATCACAGTCTGTAAGATCTGCCGTCATATCCATTGAACTGATTTCATACTGGTCAGCAGCACAGTAAAAGTATGTGCTACATAGTGAAATAAGAGGCATGTTGCAGAGAACTCTGTGTACTGAAGGTGTTCTAGTAACTGAAGAGGCAATACTGCACTCACTGCATTGATTCAATACTGTACTCACTGCATTGACTCAATACTGCACTTACTGCATTGATTCAATACTGCACTCACTGCATTGCCTCAATACTGCACTTACTGCATTGATTCAATACTGCACTCACTGCATTGACTCAATACTGCACTCACTGCATTGACTCAATACTACACTCACTGCATTGATTCAATACTGCACTGACTGCATTGACTCAATACTGAACTCACTGCATTTATGCCACAGAGCTGCAGGGTGGTGAAGGTGACAAAGACTGTCAGCAGCTGCCATCTCAGCGACCTGTCCAGGATCAGCTCCAAGACACTCTTGGACTTTTCCCCTTTGATTGCTGCGTGTTCCAGCACCATGTCATGAATCTCAGATCTGTAATCCCCCTTTCCCCACAGCTGCTGTAACGctggcagggaaaaaaagaacagtCATCAACACGAGGAAGGatattaccaaaacaaaaaagaagcattgagagatttgtttaattgtaatgGACCTTCACTTCTATTACAGTAGACAGAAACCCTCCTGTGCGGTGTTTGGTTGACCAGTCATTTCCTAAGAGTGGGGTTCATCAtaactctgaggttctgctgtacatgttcaataaaaaagtttttactaCAGATTGTACATGAATTTACTCAAATTATAGTATAACATTTGGACATTGGTCTTTTATTTAATTGCCTGGCTTTCAAATCTACCTTTTTGGTCGGCAGTGAGCGTAAGCCTGACCCACCTTTCTCACACTGTGCCTGATCTCCCTTGTCTATGAGGAGGTAACGGGGAGTCTCTGGAAAGAAAGGCAGACTGACTAACTGAATCAGGGCTGGGATCACACTGAAGGCCAACAGGACAGGCCACAGGTCTTCAGAACCTAGAATTTCACTGATATAACAACAGAAGACAAATCATTGTAGACCGAGGCATTGCTTAAAACTGAGCACATTACTGACGCACACTATATTAGCACAGTTAGACAGTTCTTTAACTCTTGTTACTGAATAACAAACACatgccctttttgtttttattgcaaaactTTCCAAAGTACAGTATGTGAACTTACTTGAGCCCAAGCAACTGGCCAGACAGTTTGCCAATGGACAGGAAGGTGGAGACGGTCATGGAGACCAGCCCACGCAGCCTCTTGGGGGCGCTCTCCCCCAGATACATGGTTTGAACATTCAGACTGATTCCTGTATAGATGAAGGACAGCGAGAGCAGAAGATACACAGCAACAGGACACTGCATTCATACTGAAATACACTGTATAATATCTTCCATATGCATATTATACACACAAACCTTGACTTTGTTTTGGTGCTCATAAAAAGGGCAGCAGTCCAATTGACCTACACAGTGTAAATATCACCACAGCATTGATTTCACtcttattttaacaatttaaacaatggctgtatttagatccaccatcCTTCAGATCATCGCTCCCCCTGTTAATATTGTGTGCACACACTTCCAGCTTGAAGCTTGTGCCCTCTGTAATCAATATCATTGTGTACCTGCATTAATTCCGTATAGGAATCTCCCCACCATAATCATCTCGAAAGACTGAGCCCTTCTACTCAGGCCCATCATCACCCCACCAGCTATGGCGACAAAATTGTTTGACAGAAGGCACCTCTTCCTACAGGAGATGTTGAAAacacaatactgtaataataataataataataataataataataataataataataataacaacagtgaaACTTGTTTCTTTGAAAAGTCAACAGCATGTTGCAGACTTTTGTTcagcatattaaaatgaaatgtattgtctTAAAACTCATAACGAAAAAAGTAAATAAGTTTAGGGAGTCACACAAAATCCTAGATAACGGTAGCTtctgaaaatatgaaaatgttcaACCAATCAAGTAGGATCAATCCAGTGGACACTCATACCTGCCGTACTTCACAGCGAGATGCCCTGCGTTCAGAGCTCCAATGAGCCCTCCGACAGCATACAAAGAAATGATGAAGGACCAGATTAAATTGAGCTTCCAGTCCTCCAGGGCGGCGCCATAGCGCATCAGCCACGTCTCATTCAAGAACCTCTTGATGTACTACGGGGAAAAGAATTGCCCCTATTAGAAAGCCAAGATGAAACATCTTTATCTACTTGACTTTCAAACCAGTAGTGTAGTCAAGGGAAAACCAAGGGTTAAAGCCGAGGCATATTCCAGCGTATTATATAAAGCGACTCAGGTGCATTTAATGATGGTCAGAGTCTCTTTTGATTAACCTTTAACCTTTAACTCACAATTCTGCACGACCACCAAAACCAACATGTGCGTAATCTACtgggcatctctgcacacccttaGTGCCTACCAAGAACACCAAAAAGGTTGGTTACCCACTTCTTTTTTTACCACAacactacagttttttttaaaaaaggacatttaTGTGTTACAACCTTTTGCTTATATCAACAAAAGATACAGAGgccattttaaacataaaaaatgcattagTTACTCTTCTCCTTCCTGCATCCAGGTTTTTATTGAAGGTTTTGTAACATTCCAATCATTTAACATTTTCCAAAGTAGAGTGGGGTCTTGCATCTCTTTGTGAAATGATCCAGCATTGTCTGTGAATATGAATGAATGATCACCACTCACAGGAGATGGAGAGTTGAGAACTGATATCTGAAAACCATACTGAAACGTCCCACCGATCCCCACCACAAATATGGCCAGGACTAACATCGGACTGTGGCACTGCAGCAAAAGATCATTGACAAGGTTATTATTACTTTGtataatttgtacatttttcGTACGTGGTTTAACAAAAATAGCAATACAGCAGACAGTATCTTCaattgtcaacattttaaaattttttatacaaaaagcacaaaaataaaaatgacatagcATTATAAAACACACAGGGGATAAATGATaaatttgtgtatgtttttttccccccatatttTACCATACAACAAGAGACGCACATACCAGATCTGACATTGCATGTGTCATTGTGGCTTCAGGATAGCTGTTCTGCTTCTACGTTTTTAAATCCGTCTTTGGAGTTAGTTCAGTTCCAAGGATTTACATAAATGCACACTGTATGAGggtttttaaaactgttaaagaTCTCCTTTGTCCCCCACTAACACCACTGATAAACTATGACACAAACCTAAACTGAAGAAACATAACTACTCTGTTAACAAGATTAGGACAGTGTGTGAGAGGTAACCATTACCCTACATAACCATTAGCCTACATAGTTTATAGCTGCGTCATTCTGACGCCAGGTAACAATAAGTGGTGCAGTATTTAACTATTTCGTATTTTGATTAGAATattagctttatttttatattgtgcctttcatagtggaccaccatcacaaagtgctttccaTAGGTAGGCTGTGAACCATGCATTATGTGCAGactcacttacaataggacattgatttaacatctcaatTCACAagatggagtacaaggaggttaagtgacttgcccagggtcacacagtgagtcagtggcagaggtgggatttgaaccagtgacctcctAGGTACaggccctggactttaaccactggaccatgcTGCACCAGACTGTGATGCGACGGTGTCTGGCTTTCTGGAGCACTGTAGTATTGCAAGATGCCCATCGTGGATGTAAGGGGATGTTCATTGTTTCACAATACTGCTGTTTCTTCTGATGTGGAGAGTGCTGCTGGAATAAAATGGACCTGGTTATGGGTGAACACAGGACTGAACAAACTCTTAGGTGCACTCTTAGGtccccccttataaaagtttaccattgtaaaagcatagcaaagtgttaataaagtacagtgaaagcatgaataataaagcatattaataaacataggtgaaaaaaaacaaacaaaacagtataatcatgggaaaaacAGGGTCCAACTGCAAAGTTACAGTGCAgaaataccatggtaacctttTCCAAGGGTCCCTCAGCTGGCTGTCCCCTCATTCCAGGCCAGTGTCTTACCCATTGTtgcaggtttgtttattttttgccatgCTCACATgggttcattttattttcagcagCAAAGCACCTGGTTCAGATTAAAACAGTCTCATCATTGTTTTTTCCCCACATATTCTTCAGCTTCACACTGTTTTAGTCAGGTCAAAGAAATTAATAGAAGTCACACCTTGgcattacattgtttttgtattagatTGCTGTCCGGTGACaacacagaaatattttttttttgtgtgtgaaaaatatatattaagcaTGGATACAATTAACAGGTATAATTTACACAGTGAGATGATCTGGCTTGGTATGAATGGTTGCTTGGTCACTAAGTAGCCAgagtataaaggtttattaacTCAGGAGAACGGAGAGTAAGTATAGCAGAGTGCAAAGGCTAAACTGCAATGATTGATTAAAGCTGGGATTTTTTGTGTGCAACATTTTCCTCCAAGCCCAAGCcaagttaaaataaacagtaatatatAATACCTTGGTGTCCATTTTGCCACATTGTTAGGTACTTTGGCATTATGTGTGCTCTATTAGCAGGGACCCAGCTTCCTTGAAGCCTGCTTGCCACTGTTTGCCAGCCAATAGGTATGCTATCTTTAAGATGGTATTGGCTTAGGAAGTTTTATTGACTTGTGTTTTAGAATATGAAGTAAAGCATCACTAAAAGAACAGCACCCCCTATCTCCTTGGGTGGTTCcacattttattacacaacagACCCTTAATATCTCAGTCAAGACAAGGTTCAAGGGGGTGtggcaacagatttttttttgggggggggggctacatcAATAGTGCTAATTAAATTACAACTTTCTAATTTCCGAAATAGAAATGTGTGCCATTTTTGTACAAGTATTCTAGATactaaataatgaaataacattATTCAACTTGAAagtttattgaaacaaatattaTGTGTACAAATAAACCTAAACATAgacacaaaatactttttttttaaactgaaaaacatacATATTGACGTTTCATGTTACAGGGTCTGAAATGTAAGaataaaccaaacactgcacAAGATTTTTAGTACACGTTTCAATCTGGATGCCAAACACACCCCTAATCTGAGCAGGGTCCGGTCCCCGCTGTTCAGATTAGCAGGAGTCTcttgtgtaaaacacaaaaaaacggCTGCAATGGTCCATTGGTGGCATGGACACTGACTGCTTCTGAGAAGGAGCTGGCCGACTTTCAACTAGTAGGTAGCTCCACCATGAAAGGGGATTCTGCATTTCCGGTGCTTTCTTGCACTCATCTCCGCTGCTGAAACGAAAGCTAAATAATAGCTGGAAGCCTCTCACAACTTTGTGGTAATGGCAACGTCTTTCTTCTGCATCCCTTCCACTTCACTCCCCTTTCCCTTGAAGTTCAGTTTGTTAAAGTCCTCCGTGATCTCCAGCACGGTTTTTCCCTTGGTTTCAGGAACAAACCGAAGCGTGAAGGCGGCCGCTAAGACACAGTACATCGTGAAGATCAGGAAGGAGAACTGGCCCATCAGCGcctgggaaaaaaagaaatgacaaactAAGAGATACCCACAAGATGCTAGCAGCCTGCCAGCTATACTGAATcaagtttgaaataaacaatGATGGTTTGCATTATCTACAGTAGGAGATGTCTAATTGACTAAAACagatgatccctgtggtacagaAAAGGGGTTAAAGTCATCAAAGCTTTTAAGCCAAAAtgcaaaaaggaaaattaaactgGTATCTTCAAGTTACAAGGTTATTTTACAGGGTCAATTTACTCTTTTAATATTCTATCATTTTTGTTCTGTATGACTCTTTACTGCTGCCCCTGCTTAGATCATCATATCAGCATACAAGTTTTAGTAAAAAaaaggctgattgtggggaagtgaggcggggaagcatattagtgttgcgtTGTGCACCGAATGTGATccactgtcattttaaatatgttgaaTCTGGTCCAAGGTATTTGATATACCTTCTGTAAAGGGGCAAAAGTCAAAGAAAAAAACTGTGATGAGAGAGTTCCGTACCACAACGAATGGGAAGCACATCCCAACGAGAAACAGTCCCAGTGAGTTGCCCAGTCCGATGACGACATAAGCGGGGGCTCTCCAGGCCTGGGTAAACATGTCGGCAGGAAGAGCCATCGATGCTCCAGCTAGGGGGAAGAGTGACAAAAACAAGCAGGCTTTACATACAGAATACTGCGTTCGGATTGGACTCAATACACTTTTatcatgcttattattattattattattattattattattattattattattattattattattaatatatgttttaaatggtaCTCACAAGGTCCTGATCCATAAATGCAGATAAACATGTAGAGGAGGAATACATTGAAATATGGTATCCAGTGTCTatgatcctaaaaaaaaaaaaacacactttaaaaaaacatactcAAACACACTGTATGAAATGAAAGTGAATTGTTTCAGTTTAATAATGATATTCTATGGTTGTTGGTAGGCTATCAGCTGCATCCATTTACTAAAATTCAAGAAACATTTGGCAAGCCGAAGTAATACTATTGAACCTGGCCCTCAGCTATTAACAAGAGCGCCATCTGGTGGGCTCTTCTCAATATACACCCATCTGTCAAGCTTGGACACATTGTGATAAACACACTGGAACAAAATTACCTTCAAGAAGAGCATTAGAACCAGAATTCCCTGCACTATCGCCATGAGAGCGTAACCAAAGCCCATCAGTTTCTTCCTGCCAATGCATTCTATTAGAAATGActggtaaaaaaacaataaaacataacaacaatTATGAGAAAGCAAAGGTGgattactttaacaaaaaaaaaagtaaggtatttgtttgtaaaaacaacCCTTAAATGATGAATACACTGCATGCAGTCAAAGCTGTCCTTACACATAGTATAATAGAAACCAGTTCTGTCAGCCCGATCCCTATTGACATGTAGTGCATCTGCTCATCAGGAATCCCAGCGGCACTGAATATATCAAACGCATAGAAATAGATCTGCAAAGAAACAAGACACAGCGGAAGCCCTGCACTATTACTCAGACAGTGGAACACATGTCTGTGCCAGAGATCACTAAGGGATTTCCAGCCTACACTCGGCTTCTCCTGGCAGAGTATTGGATCAAATCAACCTCTAATAAGTCAAAATAAATCCCTTGGATTTAGCCCTTTCCTACcccctttaaaaaatatatagtgtcaATTTTACAATTTCACACATAGTTTTCAAGGATGGAAAAActactcccactgcatagcactttgagccattcctggttttacaggGTCACTTACTGCACTGATGCCGCACAGCTGCACTCCGGCGCAGGGGAAGATCAGGGTCAGCATCTGCCAGCGGACAGACCTGTTTCGAAGCACCCCCAAAACCGTCTTGGCCTTCTGACCCTTCATCTTGTCCCACTCTCTGGCCATGTCCTCCAGCTCCATCTTGAAATCCTTTTTACCCCAAAGCTGCGTTAACGCTGtgacacagaacacaaaaaaaaggaaCGACACAATACAtgtcagaaatgttttttgtgcTTTCTGTTGTGTGTGCAATTGATATATTTTGTACACTTCCCTCGCCTCTCACTAGATGGCAGCCTCAAGATCCCCTCTAGCCTAGTTGGCTGAAGAGGAGTCTGCCAGGAAGGGAGCGTATACATTTCTGGAGTGAGGCTTACCCCTGACACAGCCCTCCTCATTCCCCTTCTCTATGAAGAGATATCGCGGGGAATCGGGGAAGAAGAACAAGCCAACAAGCTGCAGCAGGGCTGGGGCGCCACTGAACGCCAGCAGGTAGGGCCACATCTCCTCACCGCCCAGCAACTCTCTGCAAATACAGTCATTGTTAGATTACCGGGTCACAGCTTGTGTTACATGAATGACGTTTAAAGGAATTAACAAGATAGCCCCCCCCAAAACACATACATAGTGCCCGGTACTGGGAAAGATAACATCTAGGGGCATCTGTTTACTCCACACCTCAGTAAAAGAAATCACCTGCAGTATTCCCCTATGCTGTGGCTGTATATCTTCTGATATCTGCATTGATCTAACAGCACAATAGAACATCTCATAAAGCAGCTCTGTATTTTTAATCCAACCTCTATGCTTATGGTCGTTATACCTGCCATGAGAGTCATGAAAGACATCTGAGAAATGTGATAGTGATATTTACTTGAGCCCGAAAATCTGGCCCAAGCATTTCCCAAGACCAATGAACACGCAGCTACTCAGAGACATGAATCCACGCAGTTCCCTTGGAGAGCTTTCAACCAGATACATCAAGTGTACATTGAGA
Above is a window of Polyodon spathula isolate WHYD16114869_AA chromosome 25, ASM1765450v1, whole genome shotgun sequence DNA encoding:
- the LOC121300250 gene encoding solute carrier family 2, facilitated glucose transporter member 11-like; this encodes MTHAMSDLCHSPMLVLAIFVVGIGGTFQYGFQISVLNSPSPYIKRFLNETWLMRYGAALEDWKLNLIWSFIISLYAVGGLIGALNAGHLAVKYGRKRCLLSNNFVAIAGGVMMGLSRRAQSFEMIMVGRFLYGINAGISLNVQTMYLGESAPKRLRGLVSMTVSTFLSIGKLSGQLLGLNEILGSEDLWPVLLAFSVIPALIQLVSLPFFPETPRYLLIDKGDQAQCEKALQQLWGKGDYRSEIHDMVLEHAAIKGEKSKSVLELILDRSLRWQLLTVFVTFTTLQLCGINAIYLYSFDVFRAAGIPVHQVRYVALGTGLCEIFTSLFCGLLIESTGRRVLLLRGYWCMALVLGLLTVTIFLQDQIIWMSYCSMALIFAFIFFFGSGPAGVTAPLPGEMFNQAFRPAAFVIGGSLNWVGLFIIGMIVPILVDNLDYLCFIIFLGFCFFSGVYVWFYFPETKGKTVLEITEDFQKMHLKTKTEVAEIVENHKELQSVTSTKF
- the LOC121299483 gene encoding solute carrier family 2, facilitated glucose transporter member 11-like isoform X2, producing MISWLSVLLQSWMLMVMVIILGLGGSFQYGFQISVINAPSDHIQRFINETWLKRYGTPMAESTVKLIWSIIVSIFSIGAVVGSISSGQLSVKYGRKNCLLLNNVVALGAATLAGLSKMAGSFEMIILGRFLYGCNVGIGLNVHLMYLVESSPRELRGFMSLSSCVFIGLGKCLGQIFGLKELLGGEEMWPYLLAFSGAPALLQLVGLFFFPDSPRYLFIEKGNEEGCVRALTQLWGKKDFKMELEDMAREWDKMKGQKAKTVLGVLRNRSVRWQMLTLIFPCAGVQLCGISASFLIECIGRKKLMGFGYALMAIVQGILVLMLFLKDHRHWIPYFNVFLLYMFICIYGSGPSGASMALPADMFTQAWRAPAYVVIGLGNSLGLFLVGMCFPFVVALMGQFSFLIFTMYCVLAAAFTLRFVPETKGKTVLEITEDFNKLNFKGKGSEVEGMQKKDVAITTKL
- the LOC121299483 gene encoding solute carrier family 2, facilitated glucose transporter member 11-like isoform X1; the encoded protein is MISWLSVLLQSWMLMVMVIILGLGGSFQYGFQISVINAPSDHIQRFINETWLKRYGTPMAESTVKLIWSIIVSIFSIGAVVGSISSGQLSVKYGRKNCLLLNNVVALGAATLAGLSKMAGSFEMIILGRFLYGCNVGIGLNVHLMYLVESSPRELRGFMSLSSCVFIGLGKCLGQIFGLKELLGGEEMWPYLLAFSGAPALLQLVGLFFFPDSPRYLFIEKGNEEGCVRALTQLWGKKDFKMELEDMAREWDKMKGQKAKTVLGVLRNRSVRWQMLTLIFPCAGVQLCGISAIYFYAFDIFSAAGIPDEQMHYMSIGIGLTELVSIILCSFLIECIGRKKLMGFGYALMAIVQGILVLMLFLKDHRHWIPYFNVFLLYMFICIYGSGPSGASMALPADMFTQAWRAPAYVVIGLGNSLGLFLVGMCFPFVVALMGQFSFLIFTMYCVLAAAFTLRFVPETKGKTVLEITEDFNKLNFKGKGSEVEGMQKKDVAITTKL